The following coding sequences lie in one Pseudomonas svalbardensis genomic window:
- a CDS encoding MFS transporter: MLWQLTQMLWVGGLWLLHIGLLPVLGKIGLAPLLIDEIAGMLDALMVGFAATCVIFQALVLVQTEGLASLWRDIRGQLLLMALYACAMYAAVLIGWPDAVRWQVFSYLVLGFSGLVLVLQPVPGWSGRVREAHP; encoded by the coding sequence ATGCTTTGGCAACTGACTCAGATGTTGTGGGTTGGTGGTCTGTGGCTGTTGCACATCGGTCTGCTGCCGGTGCTGGGCAAAATTGGCCTGGCACCGCTGCTGATCGACGAAATCGCAGGCATGCTTGATGCGCTGATGGTGGGGTTCGCCGCAACGTGTGTGATTTTTCAGGCTTTGGTGCTGGTTCAGACCGAGGGCCTTGCCAGTCTATGGCGCGATATTCGCGGGCAACTGCTGCTGATGGCGCTTTATGCGTGTGCGATGTATGCCGCGGTGCTTATTGGCTGGCCAGATGCCGTGCGTTGGCAGGTGTTCAGCTATCTTGTTCTGGGCTTTTCCGGGCTGGTGCTGGTGTTGCAGCCGGTGCCTGGATGGAGTGGCAGGGTGCGCGAAGCACACCCTTGA
- the rlmE gene encoding 23S rRNA (uridine(2552)-2'-O)-methyltransferase RlmE has translation MARSKTSLKWLQEHFNDPFVKMAQKDGYRSRASYKLLEIQERDRLIRPGMSVIDLGAAPGGWSQVTSRLIGGQGTLIASDILEMDSIPDVTFIQGDFTEDAVLAQILEAVGKNEVDLVISDMAPNMSGLASVDMPRSMFLCELALDLATRVLKPGGDFLIKVFQGEGFDEYHKSVRKQFEKVTTRKPKSSRDRSREQYLLGRGFRGRSEE, from the coding sequence GTGGCCCGTTCCAAGACAAGCCTTAAATGGCTGCAAGAGCATTTCAACGACCCATTCGTGAAAATGGCGCAAAAAGACGGGTATCGCTCCCGTGCCAGCTACAAGCTGCTGGAGATTCAGGAAAGAGACCGTTTGATCCGTCCAGGCATGAGCGTGATCGACCTGGGCGCCGCCCCGGGTGGCTGGTCCCAGGTGACCAGTCGTCTGATTGGTGGGCAAGGCACGCTGATCGCTTCCGACATCCTGGAAATGGACAGCATCCCGGATGTGACCTTCATTCAGGGCGACTTCACCGAGGACGCCGTACTGGCGCAGATTCTCGAAGCGGTCGGAAAAAACGAGGTGGACCTTGTGATTTCCGATATGGCCCCCAATATGAGTGGATTGGCGTCTGTTGATATGCCTCGATCGATGTTCCTGTGTGAGTTGGCACTGGATCTTGCGACTCGGGTGTTGAAGCCAGGTGGTGATTTTTTGATCAAGGTCTTCCAGGGTGAAGGCTTCGATGAGTACCACAAGAGCGTGCGCAAGCAGTTCGAGAAGGTCACGACGCGCAAGCCGAAATCGTCGCGCGACCGTTCCCGAGAGCAGTACCTGCTGGGCCGTGGTTTCCGTGGTCGCAGTGAGGAATAA
- the greA gene encoding transcription elongation factor GreA → MIKYPMTVQGAKALEEEHAHLTKVVRPKLSQDIGTARELGDLKENAEYHAAREQQGMVEARIRDIEGRMQNAVIIDVTTIPHTGKVIFGTTVEIANVETDESVTYHIVGEDEADFKLGKISVGSPLARALIAKEEGDVVAVKTPGGVIEYEIVEVRHI, encoded by the coding sequence ATGATCAAATACCCAATGACCGTCCAGGGCGCTAAAGCCCTGGAAGAAGAACACGCTCACCTGACTAAGGTCGTCCGTCCGAAGCTCAGCCAGGACATCGGTACGGCCCGAGAGTTGGGTGACTTGAAAGAAAACGCCGAATACCACGCTGCTCGCGAGCAGCAAGGTATGGTCGAGGCGCGGATCCGCGACATCGAAGGCCGCATGCAAAACGCGGTGATCATTGATGTCACGACCATTCCTCACACCGGCAAGGTGATCTTCGGCACCACCGTTGAAATCGCCAACGTCGAGACGGATGAAAGCGTCACTTACCACATCGTTGGTGAGGATGAGGCTGACTTCAAGCTCGGCAAGATTTCGGTCGGCTCGCCATTGGCCCGCGCCTTGATTGCCAAGGAAGAGGGTGATGTGGTTGCCGTGAAAACGCCTGGCGGCGTTATCGAGTACGAGATTGTCGAAGTTCGCCACATCTAA
- a CDS encoding YhbY family RNA-binding protein: protein MPLTQEQKKQYKSIGHHLKPVLTVADNGLTEGVLAELERALADHELIKIKLNILDRESRLANIAELCKVGKADLVQVIGKMALIYRKNFSVNKQLSNVHRFK from the coding sequence ATGCCGCTCACTCAAGAGCAGAAGAAACAATACAAATCCATTGGCCACCATCTGAAACCAGTTTTAACTGTGGCTGACAACGGTTTGACTGAAGGTGTGTTAGCCGAACTTGAACGCGCTTTGGCGGATCACGAGCTGATTAAAATCAAGCTCAACATCCTCGATCGCGAGTCGCGCCTGGCGAACATCGCAGAACTGTGCAAGGTCGGCAAAGCGGACCTGGTTCAGGTCATCGGCAAGATGGCACTGATTTACCGCAAGAACTTCAGCGTCAACAAGCAGCTGTCGAACGTCCATCGCTTCAAGTGA
- the carB gene encoding carbamoyl-phosphate synthase large subunit, with amino-acid sequence MPKRTDIKSILILGAGPIVIGQACEFDYSGAQACKALREEGYRVILVNSNPATIMTDPDMADATYIEPIKWQTVAKIIEKERPDALLPTMGGQTALNCALDLEREGVLEKFGVEMIGANADTIDKAEDRSRFDKAMKSIGLDCPRSGIAHSMEEANVVLEKLGFPCIIRPSFTMGGTGGGIAYNREEFEEICARGLDLSPTKELLIDESLIGWKEYEMEVVRDKKDNCIIVCSIENFDPMGVHTGDSITVAPAQTLTDKEYQIMRNASLAVLREIGVETGGSNVQFGICPDTGRMVVIEMNPRVSRSSALASKATGFPIARIAAKLAIGYTLDELQNEITGGATPASFEPSIDYVVTKLPRFAFEKFPKADARLTTQMKSVGEVMAIGRTFQESLQKALRGLEVGVCGLDEKLDLSNPESMSILKRELTVPGAERIWYVADAFRAGLSVEDIFGMNMIDPWFLVQIEDLIKEEEKVKTLGLASIDRDVMFRLKRKGFSDMRLAKLLGVTEKALRRHRHKLEIFPVYKRVDTCAAEFATDTAYLYSTYEEECEAAPSGRDKIMILGGGPNRIGQGIEFDYCCVHAALALREDGYETIMVNCNPETVSTDYDTSDRLYFEPVTLEDVLEIVRVEKPKGVIVQYGGQTPLKLARALEEAGVPIIGTSPDAIDRAEDRERFQQMVERLNLRQPPNATVRSEDEAIRAASKIGYPLVVRPSYVLGGRAMEIVYEEEELKRYLRDAVKVSNDSPVLLDHFLNCAIEMDVDAVCDGTDVVIGAIMQHIEQAGVHSGDSACSLPPYSLPAHIQDEMREQVKKMALELGVVGLMNVQLALQGEDIYVIEVNPRASRTVPFVSKCIGVSLAMIAARVMAGKTLKEIGFTKEIIPNFYSVKEAVFPFAKFPGVDPILGPEMKSTGEVMGVGDTFGEAFAKAQMGASEVLPTGGTAFISVRDDDKPLVAGVARDLINLGFEVVATAGTAKLIEAAGLKVRRVNKVTEGRPHVVDMIKNDEVTLIINTTEGRQSIADSYSIRRNALQHKIYCTTTIAAGEAICEALKFGPEKTVRRLQDLHAGLKA; translated from the coding sequence ATGCCAAAACGTACAGACATTAAAAGCATCCTGATTCTCGGCGCTGGCCCGATCGTGATCGGCCAGGCCTGCGAGTTCGACTACTCCGGCGCCCAGGCTTGTAAAGCCCTGCGCGAGGAGGGTTACCGCGTCATCCTGGTGAACTCCAACCCAGCGACCATCATGACCGACCCGGACATGGCTGACGCCACGTACATCGAGCCGATCAAATGGCAGACCGTTGCCAAGATCATCGAGAAAGAGCGTCCGGACGCGCTGCTGCCGACCATGGGTGGCCAGACCGCTCTGAACTGCGCACTGGATCTGGAGCGCGAAGGCGTTCTGGAGAAGTTTGGCGTAGAGATGATCGGCGCTAACGCTGACACCATCGACAAGGCTGAAGACCGTTCGCGCTTCGACAAGGCGATGAAATCCATCGGCCTGGATTGCCCGCGTTCGGGTATCGCCCACAGCATGGAAGAGGCCAACGTGGTCCTCGAGAAGCTCGGCTTCCCGTGCATCATCCGTCCGTCCTTCACCATGGGCGGCACCGGTGGCGGTATCGCTTACAACCGTGAAGAGTTCGAAGAAATCTGCGCCCGCGGCCTCGACCTGTCGCCGACCAAAGAACTGCTGATCGACGAATCCCTGATCGGCTGGAAAGAGTACGAGATGGAGGTTGTCCGCGATAAGAAGGACAACTGCATCATCGTCTGCTCTATCGAAAACTTTGACCCGATGGGCGTGCACACCGGTGACTCGATCACCGTTGCTCCGGCACAAACCCTGACGGACAAGGAATACCAGATCATGCGTAACGCCTCGTTGGCGGTACTGCGTGAGATCGGCGTGGAAACAGGCGGCTCCAACGTTCAGTTTGGCATCTGCCCGGACACTGGCCGTATGGTCGTGATCGAGATGAACCCGCGTGTATCCCGCTCTTCGGCGCTGGCCTCGAAAGCCACTGGTTTCCCGATTGCGCGTATCGCTGCCAAGCTGGCGATCGGCTACACCCTGGACGAACTGCAGAACGAAATCACCGGCGGCGCTACTCCTGCATCCTTCGAGCCGTCCATCGACTACGTCGTGACCAAGCTGCCACGCTTCGCCTTCGAGAAATTCCCGAAAGCCGACGCGCGCCTGACCACTCAAATGAAGTCGGTGGGTGAAGTCATGGCCATCGGCCGGACTTTCCAGGAATCCCTGCAGAAAGCTCTGCGCGGTCTGGAAGTGGGCGTTTGCGGCCTGGACGAGAAGCTCGACCTGAGCAATCCGGAAAGCATGAGCATCCTCAAGCGCGAACTGACCGTGCCGGGTGCCGAGCGTATCTGGTACGTGGCTGACGCCTTCCGTGCCGGCCTGTCGGTCGAAGACATCTTCGGCATGAACATGATCGACCCGTGGTTCCTGGTGCAGATCGAAGATCTGATCAAGGAAGAAGAGAAGGTCAAGACCTTGGGTCTGGCCAGCATCGACCGCGACGTGATGTTCCGCCTCAAGCGCAAAGGCTTCTCCGACATGCGTCTGGCCAAGCTGCTGGGCGTGACCGAGAAGGCTCTGCGTCGCCACCGTCACAAACTTGAGATTTTCCCGGTCTACAAGCGCGTTGACACCTGCGCGGCCGAGTTCGCCACCGACACCGCTTACCTCTACTCGACGTACGAGGAAGAGTGTGAAGCCGCGCCGTCGGGCCGCGACAAGATCATGATCCTCGGCGGCGGTCCAAACCGTATCGGCCAGGGCATCGAGTTCGACTACTGCTGCGTACACGCGGCATTGGCCCTGCGCGAAGACGGTTACGAGACCATCATGGTCAACTGCAACCCGGAGACCGTTTCCACCGACTACGACACCTCTGATCGCCTGTACTTCGAACCAGTCACCCTGGAAGACGTACTGGAAATCGTCCGCGTCGAGAAGCCGAAAGGCGTGATCGTCCAGTACGGCGGCCAAACCCCGCTGAAACTGGCTCGTGCCCTGGAAGAAGCTGGCGTGCCGATCATCGGCACCAGCCCTGACGCCATCGACCGTGCCGAAGACCGTGAGCGCTTCCAGCAAATGGTCGAGCGCCTGAACCTGCGTCAGCCGCCAAACGCCACCGTGCGCAGCGAAGACGAAGCGATTCGTGCGGCCAGCAAGATCGGTTACCCGCTGGTGGTTCGTCCGTCCTACGTACTGGGCGGCCGCGCGATGGAAATCGTTTACGAAGAAGAAGAGCTCAAGCGCTACCTGCGTGACGCGGTGAAAGTGTCCAACGACAGCCCGGTGCTGCTCGACCACTTCCTCAACTGCGCCATCGAAATGGACGTGGATGCAGTCTGCGACGGCACCGACGTGGTGATCGGCGCGATCATGCAGCACATCGAGCAGGCCGGCGTTCACTCCGGTGACTCCGCGTGCTCCCTGCCGCCGTACTCGCTGCCTGCACACATCCAGGACGAGATGCGTGAACAGGTCAAGAAAATGGCCCTGGAACTGGGCGTTGTCGGCCTGATGAACGTTCAGTTGGCGCTGCAAGGCGAAGACATCTACGTCATCGAAGTCAACCCGCGCGCTTCCCGTACCGTACCGTTCGTATCGAAGTGCATTGGTGTTTCTCTGGCGATGATCGCGGCTCGTGTGATGGCCGGTAAAACCCTGAAGGAAATCGGTTTCACCAAAGAAATCATTCCGAACTTCTACAGTGTGAAAGAGGCGGTGTTCCCATTCGCCAAATTCCCTGGTGTGGACCCGATCCTGGGCCCAGAGATGAAGTCCACTGGTGAAGTGATGGGCGTGGGCGACACCTTCGGTGAGGCGTTTGCCAAAGCCCAAATGGGTGCCAGCGAAGTGCTGCCGACCGGCGGTACCGCGTTCATCAGTGTGCGTGATGACGACAAGCCACTGGTTGCAGGCGTGGCTCGTGATCTGATCAACTTGGGCTTCGAAGTGGTCGCCACTGCCGGTACTGCCAAGCTGATCGAAGCCGCAGGCCTGAAAGTGCGTCGTGTGAACAAGGTGACCGAGGGTCGTCCGCACGTGGTCGACATGATCAAGAACGACGAAGTCACCCTGATCATCAACACCACCGAAGGTCGTCAGTCGATCGCTGATTCGTACTCCATTCGTCGTAATGCCTTGCAGCACAAGATTTACTGCACCACTACCATTGCTGCTGGCGAAGCTATCTGCGAAGCGCTGAAGTTCGGTCCCGAGAAGACCGTGCGCCGCTTGCAGGATCTACACGCAGGATTGAAGGCATGA